The Chloroflexota bacterium genome window below encodes:
- the hemW gene encoding radical SAM family heme chaperone HemW — protein sequence MPVSSELSLYIHIPFCQKKCPYCDFNTFAGLNRLHESFTDALVQEIELAGAQRNRPAVKTVFIGGGTPTVLPPIQLNRILTTIRRAFRILPDAEITSEANPGTVDSLRFAALRQMDINRLSLGVQSFDDGELQFLGRIHDAATARAAVGAARRTGFNNINLDLIFGLPFQTTATWRASLRQAIDLHPEHLSLYSLTIEENTPFADWAAAGRFPYPDPDRAADLYEIAVELLADAGYLQYEISNWARADAHSTHEPGESAISGPECRHNLTYWRNETYLGFGPGAHSSERGVRWSNQRLVPEFIRTIGNGSSPVDSAEEIDAPLAMGETMMLGLRLTEEGVGYQRFERKHGAALIDVFGQEVVELTRLGLLEQLPDRIRLAPEARLIGNQVFVRFLP from the coding sequence ATGCCGGTTTCGTCGGAGCTTTCACTCTATATCCATATTCCTTTCTGTCAGAAGAAATGCCCCTATTGCGATTTCAACACCTTCGCCGGCCTTAATCGACTACACGAAAGCTTCACCGATGCGCTTGTTCAGGAGATCGAGTTGGCAGGCGCACAGCGCAACCGTCCCGCCGTCAAAACTGTCTTTATTGGTGGTGGGACACCCACCGTTCTACCTCCCATCCAACTAAATCGAATCCTGACGACGATTCGGCGCGCTTTTCGAATCCTGCCGGATGCCGAGATCACCAGCGAGGCCAACCCGGGCACTGTCGACAGCCTGCGTTTTGCAGCGCTTCGCCAGATGGATATCAACCGGTTGAGCCTGGGAGTGCAAAGCTTCGACGACGGGGAACTGCAATTTTTGGGCCGCATTCACGATGCAGCGACGGCACGAGCGGCGGTTGGCGCCGCCCGGCGGACGGGATTCAACAACATCAACCTGGACTTGATCTTCGGTTTGCCCTTCCAGACCACAGCGACCTGGCGCGCCTCACTGCGCCAGGCGATCGACCTACACCCCGAACATCTGTCGCTCTACTCCCTGACAATTGAAGAAAACACCCCGTTTGCCGATTGGGCAGCGGCCGGCAGGTTTCCCTACCCCGACCCCGATCGAGCGGCCGATCTCTACGAGATAGCGGTTGAGCTTCTGGCGGATGCAGGATACCTTCAATACGAAATCAGCAATTGGGCCCGAGCTGACGCCCATTCGACCCATGAACCAGGGGAATCAGCCATTTCGGGACCGGAATGCCGGCACAACCTGACCTACTGGCGCAACGAAACCTATCTGGGATTTGGTCCGGGTGCCCATTCGTCCGAAAGGGGCGTGCGCTGGTCGAACCAAAGGCTGGTACCGGAATTCATCCGCACCATTGGCAATGGTTCTTCCCCTGTCGATTCAGCAGAAGAAATCGACGCGCCCCTGGCAATGGGTGAAACTATGATGCTGGGCCTGAGATTGACCGAAGAAGGGGTTGGTTACCAACGATTCGAGCGCAAGCACGGGGCCGCTCTGATCGATGTTTTTGGCCAGGAAGTAGTCGAACTGACGCGGCTTGGTTTGCTGGAACAATTGCCCGATCGGATTCGACTCGCGCCTGAAGCACGGTTGATCGGTAACCAGGTCTTCGTCCGCTTTTTGCCCTAG
- a CDS encoding FHA domain-containing protein, whose amino-acid sequence MSPIENAMLILQRGGNEAGRRWTLGRRRFIIGRNADCDIVLPDRLVSRHHAQVVWQNEESSYIVEDLKSKNGTFVNGLELAGTHALEDGDEIQIALRFKLAFVDTGETAPLTFEIPVTQGRLQIDDNTRQVSLDDTIIDPPLSPAQFRLLSSLIRAQGGVVSRDEVVRQVWPEAVEEGVSEQAIDALIRRLRERLSEGDPEHQYVVTVRGHGFRFENATDGDDDS is encoded by the coding sequence ATGTCACCAATCGAAAACGCTATGCTAATCCTTCAACGGGGCGGCAATGAGGCCGGCCGGCGTTGGACCCTGGGCCGCAGACGATTCATTATCGGGCGCAATGCCGACTGTGATATCGTCCTACCCGACCGTCTCGTCTCAAGGCACCACGCCCAGGTTGTCTGGCAAAATGAAGAGAGTTCCTACATCGTAGAAGATCTGAAAAGTAAAAACGGAACCTTTGTGAATGGTTTGGAACTGGCAGGCACCCATGCGCTGGAAGATGGCGATGAGATCCAGATCGCATTGCGGTTTAAGCTGGCCTTTGTCGACACCGGCGAGACCGCGCCATTGACCTTTGAAATACCTGTTACACAAGGGCGGCTGCAGATCGACGATAACACGCGACAGGTCTCTCTGGATGACACAATCATCGACCCGCCACTCTCCCCGGCACAATTTCGTTTGCTCTCCAGCCTGATCCGGGCTCAGGGAGGAGTCGTGAGCCGTGACGAGGTTGTGCGACAGGTGTGGCCCGAGGCAGTTGAAGAAGGGGTGAGTGAGCAAGCTATCGACGCGCTGATTCGCCGTCTGCGGGAAAGGTTAAGCGAAGGCGATCCGGAGCATCAGTACGTTGTTACCGTCAGGGGCCATGGCTTTCGCTTCGAAAACGCCACGGACGGCGACGACGACTCGTGA
- a CDS encoding serine/threonine-protein kinase, whose amino-acid sequence MPAPFAVGTVLRSRYKITELVGQGGMGAVYKAEDLRLEGRLCAVKEILPDFSAFPDELEQMQDQFYREASILARLDHPNLPKVSDYFSSEERELLVMDFVPGRDLRELVSDAKRRGQFLDERQVLGWAAQLCDALSYLHNQNPAVLHRDVKPSNIKLTPRGTIKLVDFGLVKVLAPDDTRTVTVVQGRGTVQYTPLEQYGGDTGHTDARSDIYSLGATLYHLLTGRAPADAKQRFLLPGALLPPREINPRVSTRTERAIMRAVAMHPDERPSDAAQFRNLLIGSQVINVQGIAQAQSRSAEWTSAIQRNGLLAGAALGLLAVALIISLLAPRMPAIPGERSISLTPASLLLAEEGQ is encoded by the coding sequence ATGCCAGCACCTTTCGCTGTGGGAACGGTCCTTCGTTCTCGCTATAAGATCACAGAATTGGTAGGCCAGGGCGGCATGGGTGCCGTCTATAAGGCCGAAGATCTTCGCCTGGAAGGGCGCCTTTGTGCCGTTAAGGAGATTCTTCCCGATTTTAGCGCCTTTCCCGATGAGCTGGAACAAATGCAGGATCAGTTTTATCGGGAGGCCTCAATTCTGGCACGTTTGGACCACCCGAATTTGCCCAAGGTGTCCGATTATTTCTCATCTGAAGAGCGTGAATTACTTGTCATGGATTTCGTTCCAGGCCGAGATCTGCGGGAATTGGTCTCCGATGCCAAACGGCGCGGCCAGTTTCTTGACGAACGGCAGGTACTTGGCTGGGCTGCACAGCTTTGTGATGCCCTGAGTTATCTTCACAATCAAAATCCTGCGGTCCTTCACCGGGACGTAAAGCCGTCCAATATCAAGCTGACGCCGCGAGGGACGATCAAGCTGGTTGACTTTGGGCTTGTCAAGGTACTGGCGCCTGATGATACGCGTACGGTCACAGTCGTTCAGGGTCGGGGCACGGTCCAATATACGCCGCTCGAGCAATATGGCGGCGACACGGGGCATACCGACGCCCGCTCTGACATTTACTCGCTGGGTGCCACGCTATATCATCTCCTGACAGGCCGGGCACCGGCCGACGCCAAACAGCGATTCCTGTTACCCGGCGCTCTTTTGCCGCCCCGGGAGATCAACCCGCGGGTTTCAACTCGGACCGAACGTGCCATCATGCGGGCTGTAGCCATGCATCCCGACGAGCGCCCGAGCGACGCGGCCCAATTCAGGAATCTGCTCATTGGCTCACAGGTCATCAACGTTCAGGGAATCGCTCAAGCGCAGAGCCGGTCAGCAGAGTGGACCTCCGCCATTCAGCGAAATGGTCTTCTGGCGGGCGCAGCGTTAGGTCTTCTGGCAGTTGCTCTCATAATCAGCTTGCTTGCGCCCCGAATGCCGGCAATACCGGGCGAGCGCTCAATATCATTGACCCCGGCATCTTTGCTCCTTGCTGAAGAGGGCCAGTAA